CGCTTTGGCCCCAATCGCGATTGCGGAAGAAGCCGCGCCCTCAGGCGGCGTCGGAGGAGCGAACTGCGTCCAGTCGCAACGGCACGCGGGAGGCTTCGTTGTTGAGCTCGACGAGCTGCCCGAGCATGCGCATGAAGATCTCGCGATCCCCTGGCGCGAGCGGGGCGAGGATACGCTCCTGGGCCCGCTGCGCCAACGGCTCGGCTTCCTTCAGGATGCGCTCGCCCTTGGGCGAGAGGTGCAGCACCTTGACGCGCTTGTCGTCCTTGCTGCCGGAGCGCTGGATCAGCTCCTTGGCTTCCATGCGCTCCAGCACGTTGCCGAGCGTCGAGCGGTCGAAGGCGACGAGGGCCGACAGGCGGGTCGCATCGATGCCGGGATTGTCGCGCACCGTGACCAGCGCCGCGAACTGGACGGGGGTGAGATCGACCGGCGCGCATTCCTCGAGAAAAAGCGAGACGGCGATCTGCTGCGCGCGCCGAATAAGATGGCCGGGCATATGATAGATATCGTCCATCGACATCGTCGCTTTGCTTTGCTTTGGCGGGACAACAGAAGATCCCGCCGCCTGAAGAAATTCGCCGCCAACTCTTCATTGGCGGCAGGATGGAATACAGTACCATCACTAGGTTTATTTCAATTATCGATTGTATACTTTCATTCTGTGAGCTGTCAAACGGCAACGGCCGGGGCGACTGATGTTCCTCCGCGCCGCGCCTGCCCGGCCCAAGGCAGTCCGGCCGGGTAACGCCTGGCTCGGGCGACGGAGAGCCTCAACCGCGCCTTTCGAAGCCTGCCCCGGCAAAAGCCGTTTGGAAGGCGGCTTTCAGGCTCGCAGCGTCGAGCGATTCCAGCCAGGGAAGTCGGCCTAGAATCCGGACCTCGCCCATCTTGCCGATGATGCGTTCCGTCTCGGGTTGCGCATGCCCGATGAACGCGACCCCGAGCACCGGAACGGAGCGCCGGCGCAAGGCGTCGAGCGAAAGCAAGGTGTGGTTGATCGTGCCGAGCTGTGTTCGCGCGCAGAGGACGACCGGCCGACGCCAGTGCGCGAAGAGATCGAGAAAGGTCCGGCGATCGGTGAGCGGAACCATCAGCCCCCCGGCCCCTTCGATGATCAGAGGGGCCGTGAGCCGCGGCACCGACAGTCGCTCCACATCGATGGCGACACCGTCAATC
This genomic interval from Bosea sp. 29B contains the following:
- a CDS encoding MarR family transcriptional regulator, with the protein product MSMDDIYHMPGHLIRRAQQIAVSLFLEECAPVDLTPVQFAALVTVRDNPGIDATRLSALVAFDRSTLGNVLERMEAKELIQRSGSKDDKRVKVLHLSPKGERILKEAEPLAQRAQERILAPLAPGDREIFMRMLGQLVELNNEASRVPLRLDAVRSSDAA
- the bioD gene encoding dethiobiotin synthase translates to MNQVIVIAGTDTGIGKTVFAAALSNHLGACYWKPIQSGLDGETDSEAVVRLGGVPADHLVPEAYRLRTPASPHHAAMIDGVAIDVERLSVPRLTAPLIIEGAGGLMVPLTDRRTFLDLFAHWRRPVVLCARTQLGTINHTLLSLDALRRRSVPVLGVAFIGHAQPETERIIGKMGEVRILGRLPWLESLDAASLKAAFQTAFAGAGFERRG